From Desulfurispira natronophila, a single genomic window includes:
- the glyQ gene encoding glycine--tRNA ligase subunit alpha, whose translation MTFQQLILALQDYWNRQGCLVVQPYDIEVGAGTFNPSTFLRALGPEPWKVAYVEPSRRPTDGRYGDNPNRLQHYYQFQVLLKPSPDNIIELYLESLKSFGIDPTRHDIRFVEDDWESPTLGAWGLGWEVWLDGMEITQFTYFQQCGGIDLTPVSGEITYGIERIAMYLQQVDNVYDLEWSQGVSYGDVYHRNEVEFSRYNFESADVSMQLQLFDMYEREALRLLESGLVLPGYDYTLKCSHAFNMLDARGAISVTERTSYIARVRQLAKLSAEGYVKLREELGYPLCKEGKFS comes from the coding sequence TTGACTTTTCAACAACTTATCCTTGCCCTGCAGGACTACTGGAACCGCCAGGGATGCCTGGTGGTACAGCCCTACGATATAGAAGTCGGTGCTGGCACTTTTAACCCTTCCACTTTTTTACGGGCCTTAGGCCCGGAGCCGTGGAAAGTTGCCTATGTTGAACCGTCCCGCCGCCCAACTGACGGTCGCTATGGTGATAACCCCAATCGACTGCAGCACTACTATCAGTTCCAGGTTCTCTTGAAGCCATCACCGGATAACATCATTGAGCTTTATCTGGAGAGCTTAAAATCATTTGGCATTGATCCAACACGTCACGATATCCGCTTTGTTGAAGATGACTGGGAGTCACCAACCCTGGGGGCCTGGGGGCTTGGCTGGGAAGTCTGGCTTGATGGTATGGAAATCACTCAGTTTACCTACTTTCAGCAGTGCGGTGGCATAGACTTGACGCCGGTCAGCGGAGAGATTACCTACGGTATAGAACGCATTGCAATGTATTTACAGCAAGTTGACAATGTTTACGACCTGGAATGGTCACAGGGAGTTAGCTACGGTGACGTCTACCATCGCAACGAGGTGGAGTTTTCTCGCTACAATTTTGAATCTGCTGATGTAAGCATGCAACTGCAACTCTTTGACATGTATGAGCGCGAGGCACTGCGACTGCTTGAGAGTGGTCTTGTGCTTCCCGGTTATGATTATACCCTCAAGTGCTCACATGCTTTCAATATGCTGGATGCCCGGGGTGCTATCAGCGTCACAGAACGAACATCTTACATTGCCCGGGTGCGTCAGCTGGCTAAACTGTCGGCTGAAGGATATGTGAAATTGCGTGAGGAGCTGGGCTACCCACTGTGCAAGGAAGGAAAGTTTTCATGA
- the ybeY gene encoding rRNA maturation RNase YbeY, producing MATLAINNETDNPRACQVLEETWQVVAPYTLGDINGILNVLLCDRETMTVLNGQYRQKVYATDVLSFQYYTPEELATLASSHEDIGDIALCIPVIEGNAVSHGVSFEEELSFMLIHGILHILGYDHEISEEQAQHMRELELDLLDRLSQSRRCKHNG from the coding sequence TTGGCAACTCTTGCCATAAATAACGAAACTGATAATCCGAGAGCCTGCCAGGTTCTTGAGGAAACATGGCAGGTGGTAGCACCATATACTCTGGGCGACATTAACGGTATATTGAATGTGTTGCTGTGTGACCGGGAAACCATGACTGTGCTCAATGGCCAGTATCGGCAGAAGGTGTATGCCACGGATGTACTAAGTTTTCAGTACTACACTCCAGAGGAGCTGGCCACACTGGCCAGCTCTCATGAGGACATTGGGGATATAGCTTTGTGTATCCCGGTAATCGAGGGAAATGCCGTCTCCCATGGAGTAAGTTTTGAAGAAGAATTGTCCTTTATGCTCATTCATGGCATACTGCATATATTAGGATACGATCATGAAATTTCCGAGGAGCAGGCACAGCACATGCGCGAGTTAGAGTTAGACCTTTTGGATCGACTAAGCCAGAGCAGGCGGTGTAAGCACAATGGATAG
- a CDS encoding hemolysin family protein — protein MDSGEPLSLYVEIGILVFCIIFSGVFSASETTLTSLSEVKCRRLYESGGARARRLKLWLNFPNRTLTTILIGNNLVNVLGSAVATGISLRIFGSLGIGVATGVMTFVILVCGEIIPKTYAKHNSEKLAVPVINFLYFIYVVLFPLVFVMTRFATRVIGAVGAKAHSKGPIMTSEEIEYIISTSREDGVIEEEKTEMLSSIFEFSDTLVKEVMIPRPHIFALSADLPLTTVVDRIIDAGFSRIPVYRDDLDNIIGILYAKDLLQIIRSGSMNEEFNIEAFLRPPVYIPEMKKVDALFRELQNSHIHMALVVDEYGALSGIVSMEDLLEEIVGEIRDEYDSKEKDLIHPVAEGIWSVDPRINIDDFKYYFKIENFEHPLEADGEFDSVGGLLCAMEDGLPAKGSTFTYSRYIFTVDDVDERRLKKLSLHKRQSAEEADAAQSREEVRQAEQDNLVEPEAAPVESEVRP, from the coding sequence ATGGATAGTGGCGAACCGTTGTCGCTCTACGTTGAAATTGGTATTCTGGTCTTTTGTATTATTTTTTCAGGCGTGTTCTCTGCAAGCGAAACAACCCTCACCTCACTTTCCGAGGTCAAGTGTCGCCGACTTTATGAGTCTGGCGGTGCCAGGGCTCGACGCCTGAAGCTATGGCTCAACTTCCCTAATCGCACCCTTACCACCATACTTATCGGCAATAACCTGGTAAATGTACTGGGTTCGGCAGTCGCTACTGGCATATCTCTGCGGATTTTTGGCAGCTTGGGGATTGGTGTCGCCACCGGGGTGATGACCTTTGTTATTCTGGTTTGTGGCGAAATTATCCCTAAAACCTATGCCAAGCACAACTCAGAGAAGCTGGCAGTTCCCGTCATAAATTTTCTCTATTTCATCTATGTGGTACTTTTTCCCTTGGTGTTTGTTATGACCCGTTTTGCCACCAGGGTTATTGGTGCTGTTGGAGCAAAGGCCCACAGCAAGGGGCCCATCATGACCTCGGAAGAGATTGAGTACATTATCAGTACCAGTCGAGAAGACGGTGTCATAGAAGAGGAAAAAACAGAAATGCTGTCCTCTATCTTTGAGTTCAGTGACACCTTGGTGAAAGAAGTCATGATTCCCCGCCCCCATATTTTTGCTCTTAGCGCCGACCTTCCATTGACTACTGTCGTGGATAGAATAATTGATGCAGGTTTCTCCCGCATTCCCGTTTATCGCGATGACCTGGACAATATTATCGGCATACTTTACGCCAAGGATTTGCTGCAGATTATTCGCAGCGGATCTATGAACGAGGAATTCAACATTGAAGCTTTTTTGCGCCCACCTGTCTACATACCCGAAATGAAAAAAGTGGACGCCCTCTTCCGTGAGCTGCAAAACAGCCATATTCATATGGCCTTGGTGGTGGATGAGTATGGCGCTCTCTCCGGCATCGTCTCCATGGAGGATTTGCTGGAGGAGATTGTGGGGGAGATACGAGACGAGTACGACAGTAAGGAGAAGGATCTTATACATCCAGTGGCAGAAGGTATCTGGTCAGTTGATCCACGCATCAATATTGACGACTTCAAGTACTACTTTAAGATAGAGAACTTTGAGCATCCCCTGGAGGCCGACGGGGAGTTTGACAGTGTGGGAGGACTCCTGTGCGCCATGGAGGACGGCTTACCTGCCAAAGGTTCTACTTTTACATACTCCCGCTACATTTTCACGGTGGATGATGTGGATGAGCGACGCCTCAAGAAACTAAGCCTTCACAAACGTCAAAGCGCTGAAGAAGCTGATGCAGCACAGAGCCGTGAAGAAGTGCGCCAAGCAGAGCAGGACAACCTTGTTGAGCCGGAAGCGGCACCGGTAGAAAGTGAAGTGCGCCCATGA
- a CDS encoding glutamate synthase subunit beta has protein sequence MQTFIDTHRSDPRKLSTKDRIQNYQEIYERYTRFKASQQAERCIQCGDPFCSATGCPLTNHIPQWLKAVAEDDLETAFALSNETSPFPEILGRVCPQNKLCEGDCSLNDGWGAITIGSIETAITELGFDHGLCVPYPGITRDLRVAVVGSGPAGMSAAHFLLRAGIGVDMYERASHPGGLLTYGIPGFKLEKDVVKRRFAIMEQAGLRVHLNCTVGKDILLDQLYRDYDAVFLGIGATQGRRLGLAGEDTPQVHMALDYLTAVQGKLFGDHIDKRYNVHDRRVVVVGGGDTAMDCLRTAVREGASQVTCLYRRDEANMPGSTKEYISAREEGAQFHFNQSPKELLLDDSGNLYGMRFVETSMGERDADGRQKVSEVPGTEHIIEADMVILSLGFEMEDHSFLKKEGLQLTSWGTVEVDRNQLTSHSRLFAGGDCVRGADLVVTAALDGRQAALAIMDELLGE, from the coding sequence ATGCAGACCTTTATTGATACCCATCGCTCCGACCCACGTAAGCTTTCTACTAAGGATCGTATTCAGAACTATCAGGAAATATACGAGCGTTACACCCGCTTTAAAGCGTCCCAACAGGCTGAGCGCTGTATCCAGTGTGGTGATCCTTTTTGCTCTGCCACAGGTTGTCCTCTTACTAACCATATTCCCCAGTGGCTGAAGGCGGTAGCCGAGGACGACCTGGAGACAGCTTTTGCTCTTTCTAACGAGACATCGCCGTTTCCTGAGATCCTGGGGAGAGTTTGCCCGCAAAACAAGCTGTGTGAAGGTGATTGTAGCCTCAATGACGGTTGGGGTGCCATAACTATCGGTTCTATCGAGACGGCTATAACCGAATTGGGATTCGACCATGGATTGTGTGTTCCTTATCCAGGGATAACCCGTGATTTGCGGGTGGCTGTGGTTGGTTCAGGCCCAGCTGGTATGTCTGCCGCCCACTTTCTATTGCGCGCAGGCATTGGTGTCGACATGTACGAACGCGCCTCTCACCCGGGGGGGCTTTTGACTTACGGTATTCCTGGCTTCAAGCTGGAAAAGGACGTGGTAAAGCGACGTTTTGCTATTATGGAGCAGGCAGGGTTGCGGGTTCATCTTAACTGCACCGTTGGTAAAGATATCCTCCTGGATCAGCTTTATCGTGATTATGATGCGGTTTTTTTAGGTATTGGTGCCACACAAGGCCGTCGTTTGGGGCTGGCAGGTGAAGACACTCCCCAAGTGCACATGGCTTTGGACTACTTGACCGCTGTCCAGGGAAAGCTTTTTGGTGACCATATTGATAAGCGTTACAATGTACACGATCGCCGGGTTGTTGTGGTAGGCGGTGGTGATACCGCTATGGATTGCCTGCGCACTGCTGTTCGCGAAGGAGCCAGTCAGGTTACTTGCCTTTACCGTCGCGACGAGGCTAATATGCCAGGCAGTACTAAGGAGTATATTAGCGCCCGTGAGGAAGGAGCCCAGTTCCACTTTAACCAAAGCCCTAAGGAACTTTTGCTGGATGATTCCGGTAACCTTTATGGTATGCGTTTTGTTGAGACCAGTATGGGTGAACGTGATGCTGACGGTCGCCAAAAGGTAAGCGAGGTGCCTGGGACAGAGCATATCATAGAAGCCGATATGGTTATTCTCTCACTGGGCTTTGAGATGGAAGATCACTCTTTTCTGAAAAAAGAGGGGCTCCAGTTGACTTCCTGGGGTACTGTCGAGGTAGATAGAAACCAACTTACCTCCCATTCCCGTCTTTTTGCTGGTGGTGACTGTGTGCGGGGCGCCGACCTTGTGGTAACAGCTGCGCTGGATGGACGTCAGGCCGCCCTGGCCATAATGGATGAGTTGTTGGGGGAGTAG
- the glyS gene encoding glycine--tRNA ligase subunit beta has protein sequence MSNHILLELGTEEIPAGFIDTALQHLAAALEKGLKQQRIAYQSAITMGTPRRLSVLVQEVAGSGENVEQEVVGPAKSVAYDNSGDLSKAGAGFLRSKGFAPEDAYIKQTAKGEYLAAMQRQEGVDTASILPEILWETLNSLHFRKSMRWGSGSLRFARPLRHIVALWNDEVVPLEFHGLQANNLSTGHRFLGAPQVKVSSPLTYASEMENELVIVDISHRRQLVEDQCNAIAAQYGGKPVGGDALIKETAHLVEYPVAVAGSFDEHFLQLPRELLVTTMREHQKYFAVAAEDGSLLPYFITISNMPIDDHSTIRQGNERVLRARLSDADFYFAEDLKTPLADRKNQLNKVVFQEQLGTIGQKVDRITLNTKILAQSVNMESNRSRAALTLASLCKCDLVSGMVFEFPELQGIMGKEYAQREGYDDVVSQGIMEHWYPRFAGDELPSTLEAALVSIADKMDTIVGCFGIGLLPSSSNDPYALRRQSLGILHTLTHWEIDLPLESIVRLAQQALQPVLTREGEVVVTDVVSFIVQRCKIFFTTTKGFDHDVVDSVFSSSFDDVVTVSRKLSALQELKQSSDYRDVVETFRRAVNIIPTGFGAQLHAEQLSHDSEVALLQKIETCRPMLQEAVSNRDFQRFFNLTREIKPAVDNLFEQVMVMDSDLSVRNNRLALLQMVGALFKDVADFSKLVVD, from the coding sequence ATGAGTAACCATATACTGCTGGAACTGGGAACGGAAGAGATACCCGCGGGCTTTATAGATACCGCCCTGCAGCATCTGGCCGCGGCACTGGAAAAGGGACTGAAGCAGCAGCGCATTGCCTATCAGTCGGCGATAACTATGGGGACTCCAAGGCGACTGTCTGTATTGGTGCAAGAAGTAGCCGGTAGCGGCGAGAATGTCGAACAAGAGGTAGTTGGGCCAGCCAAGAGTGTTGCCTATGACAACAGTGGCGATCTCAGTAAGGCCGGCGCTGGGTTCCTGCGCAGCAAGGGCTTTGCTCCTGAGGATGCCTATATCAAGCAAACCGCCAAAGGGGAATACCTGGCTGCCATGCAACGGCAAGAAGGGGTGGATACCGCGTCTATTCTGCCTGAGATATTATGGGAAACCCTCAACTCCCTTCATTTCCGAAAGAGCATGCGATGGGGCAGTGGATCTCTGCGATTTGCCCGTCCCTTGCGCCATATTGTGGCTCTTTGGAATGATGAGGTTGTTCCTCTGGAGTTTCACGGTTTACAGGCCAACAACCTGAGTACTGGTCACCGCTTTTTGGGAGCGCCACAGGTAAAGGTCTCCAGCCCTTTAACCTATGCCAGTGAAATGGAGAATGAACTGGTAATTGTGGACATCTCTCATCGGAGACAACTGGTGGAGGACCAGTGTAACGCTATTGCAGCTCAGTACGGTGGCAAACCGGTTGGTGGAGATGCCTTGATCAAGGAGACGGCCCATTTGGTGGAGTACCCGGTAGCGGTGGCTGGCTCTTTTGATGAGCACTTTCTTCAGCTTCCCCGAGAATTGCTGGTAACGACTATGCGGGAACACCAGAAATACTTTGCTGTTGCAGCAGAGGACGGCTCTCTTCTCCCATACTTTATTACTATCTCCAACATGCCAATTGATGATCACTCCACTATACGCCAGGGTAATGAGCGGGTGTTGCGAGCCAGACTTTCCGATGCTGACTTCTATTTTGCTGAAGACCTGAAAACGCCTTTGGCCGATCGCAAAAACCAACTGAATAAAGTGGTGTTTCAAGAGCAGCTGGGAACGATTGGCCAAAAGGTTGATCGTATTACTCTTAACACTAAAATACTGGCCCAGTCAGTCAATATGGAAAGCAACCGCTCAAGAGCAGCTCTTACTCTGGCCTCGTTATGTAAGTGTGACCTAGTCAGCGGCATGGTATTCGAGTTTCCCGAGCTTCAGGGTATAATGGGGAAAGAGTATGCTCAGCGCGAAGGATACGACGATGTTGTATCCCAGGGCATCATGGAGCATTGGTATCCTCGCTTTGCCGGAGACGAGCTTCCTTCCACATTGGAGGCCGCACTGGTAAGTATAGCTGACAAGATGGATACCATTGTGGGGTGCTTTGGCATTGGGCTGCTGCCATCCAGCTCTAACGATCCTTATGCCCTGCGACGTCAATCCCTGGGTATTCTTCATACCCTTACTCATTGGGAGATAGACCTTCCTCTTGAGAGCATTGTCAGGCTTGCCCAACAGGCCTTACAGCCCGTGCTTACCCGTGAAGGGGAAGTTGTCGTGACAGATGTGGTGAGTTTTATAGTACAGCGTTGCAAGATCTTTTTCACAACCACAAAAGGCTTCGACCACGATGTGGTGGACTCGGTCTTTAGCTCCAGCTTTGATGATGTCGTAACTGTTTCTCGCAAACTATCAGCGTTGCAGGAGCTTAAGCAAAGCTCCGATTACCGGGATGTGGTTGAGACGTTCCGACGCGCTGTCAATATCATTCCGACTGGATTCGGTGCCCAACTGCATGCAGAGCAACTTTCACACGACTCAGAAGTAGCACTGCTGCAGAAAATTGAGACTTGCCGTCCCATGCTGCAAGAAGCTGTAAGCAATCGCGACTTTCAGCGCTTCTTTAACCTGACGCGCGAGATAAAGCCTGCAGTAGATAATCTTTTTGAACAGGTTATGGTTATGGACTCCGACTTGTCAGTTCGCAACAATCGTTTAGCCTTGCTTCAAATGGTGGGAGCGCTCTTTAAGGATGTGGCAGACTTTTCTAAACTGGTTGTGGATTAA
- the era gene encoding GTPase Era, with translation MSFKSGFVGIVGRPNVGKSTLMTSIIGQKISIVSDKPQTTRNRIMGVWHRPESQVVFLDTPGVHRGKYAINDYMLQTAFSVLTEVDLILLLVEYWETGGDEFSLLMSQLRQQPQLPPVMLVINKIDLGKKQDILEAVAHHKDLFAFEHIIPVSALQGENLDTLQELILQYMEEGGPRYFPEDMITDQSERFVVAEFIREKVFQLTGQEIPHCVAVTVEEFITEERRICIDASIHVERSSQKGMIIGKGGSMIKEIGTLARKDLEIMLGMPVFLELRVKVARDWRKTNSRLRQFGYSEPT, from the coding sequence ATGAGTTTCAAGTCAGGTTTTGTGGGTATCGTAGGTCGGCCCAATGTGGGCAAGTCCACCTTGATGACCTCAATAATCGGGCAAAAAATCAGTATAGTCAGTGACAAGCCCCAAACCACTCGTAATCGCATTATGGGCGTCTGGCACCGTCCAGAAAGTCAGGTGGTTTTTCTCGACACCCCCGGTGTGCACCGGGGCAAGTACGCGATTAACGACTATATGTTGCAAACGGCTTTCTCGGTACTGACCGAAGTAGATCTGATTCTCTTGCTGGTTGAGTACTGGGAAACCGGAGGAGATGAGTTTTCCCTTCTGATGAGCCAGTTACGGCAACAGCCACAGCTACCACCGGTCATGCTGGTTATTAATAAAATCGACTTGGGAAAAAAGCAGGATATTTTGGAAGCGGTCGCTCACCATAAGGATCTCTTTGCCTTTGAGCACATTATTCCGGTCAGTGCCCTGCAGGGTGAAAATCTTGATACTTTACAGGAGCTGATACTACAGTACATGGAGGAGGGTGGGCCCCGCTACTTTCCCGAGGACATGATTACTGATCAAAGTGAACGGTTTGTTGTAGCTGAGTTTATTCGCGAAAAAGTCTTTCAGCTGACAGGACAGGAAATTCCTCACTGTGTAGCGGTGACCGTGGAGGAATTTATTACAGAAGAGCGGCGTATATGTATTGACGCCAGCATTCATGTAGAACGATCTTCCCAGAAAGGTATGATTATTGGCAAGGGTGGCTCCATGATCAAGGAGATTGGCACCCTCGCCCGCAAAGATCTGGAAATAATGCTGGGTATGCCAGTCTTTCTTGAATTGCGAGTCAAAGTAGCCCGTGACTGGCGCAAAACAAACAGCCGATTGCGGCAATTTGGCTATTCGGAACCAACGTGA
- a CDS encoding EscU/YscU/HrcU family type III secretion system export apparatus switch protein: protein MAADTITWKKAVALKYKDRDRAPVVTAKGQAKIAEAIIEKANEHDIAIYEDPDLVVALSTLEIDQEIPEELYQAVAEVLAFLYKQNAIKGGW from the coding sequence ATGGCTGCTGACACTATAACCTGGAAGAAAGCCGTAGCCTTGAAATACAAGGATCGGGACCGGGCACCAGTAGTCACCGCTAAAGGCCAGGCCAAGATAGCTGAAGCCATTATCGAGAAGGCGAACGAGCATGACATTGCCATTTACGAGGATCCAGATCTGGTGGTGGCGCTCAGTACCTTGGAGATAGATCAGGAGATTCCTGAAGAGCTGTATCAAGCGGTTGCCGAGGTACTGGCCTTCCTCTATAAACAAAATGCAATTAAAGGTGGATGGTAA